The DNA region AGAAGAAATCAATGCTTGGATGAACCAATTCCCATTATTTAAAGGGTACGAAGGTTAATCACTGAGTAATAAGATAAATTGAAGGCAATTCATTCGTAAAGAGTGGATTGCCTTTTTCTTTTTAATAAATGGTACACTTGTAGGCTATACCGATTATTAAGAAGTAATTCTTTACAGTGCTAGGTAAATTTGTGATAACCTAATTTATACCACAATAATACCTATGCCTATTATCAGAACACTTATCACCATTCTCTTGGTGTGCTTTCTGCCTGCACGTATTCATTCGGCAGTGAAGAATACACCATCCAATCACCCTATTCAAGTTTACTTATTTGACAAACCACTTACAGGAAATGAAACGATCACGTTTGCAGATCTGAGCAATACCTTTTTGGCTCTGAAGGAAGGTTATTCTTTAGAGAAAGGAACAATAAAGGTACTACATGATAACAGAGAGGTAATGGTACAGCAGTTTCATGAGAGTACGGAATATCATGAATGGATTCGAACTAAACTAGCAACAGAGTTAAGCCTAGAACCTAAGATGGGGCGGTGCCGTCTTAATTTCCAATTTGATATCCGAGACGAAAACAATCAGAAGCATGCAGTAAATAGTGATGTAGATTTATCAGCTATAGGCAAAGAATACTCTTCAGATAAAGTCAACTTTAGCTATCAAAATAAGCCAATCGATTCCAAGTTATTATTAGCATCTCGTTTTTCAGAAACAGAATTAAATATTGATGCGAGTTTGAAGCTGAAAAGTGTAAGTGTCCTGTTGGCAAAAGACGGTAAGCCTGAATATTTGGAGGAAGTAACATCTTTAGATGAATATCACGAAAGGCTTCGTGATGAAGTAGCGAAGAAAATGCAAACCAATGTCAAAAGAGAAATGTATGCAGTTTCCTACATTTTCTTTCTGGAAAATGAAAAGGGTATTCTGATTCAGCAGTCTCGTATCTTGAATATTTATCCGTATTAATTCCTTTTTCGAAAATCTTTTCATCTTTGCAGCATGCAAGAGATCAAGAGACTTATTCAGCTTTTAGAGATAGAGAAGAAAGAGGACGAAAAGTACTATCGTGAGAAAGTTCTTCAAACGCCTTTAGGGGAAAGAAAGAAAAAAGGCTTTAGCTGGCATCCTATCAAAATTTCTGCTCAAGAAATTGGAACAGGAGAACAACTTCATCTTACGGTAGAGCGCCTAAGTCATTTGGGAGAAGAGCATATCTTCCAAACAGGAAAAATGATTTCGATTTTTGAAGAGCAGAATCAAGTTAGTCATGAAGAAAATCATCTGACAGGAGTAGTCAAGAGTATTAAAGGTGATGAAATGACAATTGCTTTCAGTGTAGAAGAATTACCCGAATGGGTGGAAGATGCTGCTGCTCTTGGTTTGGATGAAGTCTTTGATGCGGTAAGTTACCGTGAAATGTCTTTTGCATTAGATCAATTACTCAAAACGGATAATTCACGTTTACTTGAACTTCGTGATACTTTATTGGGAAGTCGTAAACCTCAAACAAGAAAGCTAAGAAAATCAGAGTTTTTTATCTCAAATGAAAGACTGAATTCGTCTCAAAATGAAGCTTTAGAAAATATCTTTCATGCCCAAGATGTAGCCATTATTCACGGCCCTCCGGGAACAGGGAAAACAACAACTCTTGTGCAAGCTGTAAAGCAAATGTTGAGAAGGGAAAAACAAATTCTCGTTTCAGCCCCGAGTAATACAGCTACTGACCTATTGTCTGAAAAGTTGGCGCAAGAAGGTTTGAAAGTAGTGAGAATGGGAAATCCTGCACGAGTAAGTGAAGGACTCTCACATTTGAGTTTAGATGAACAAATCAGTGATCATAAAGACTATAAACTTCTCAAACGTTTTCGTAGAGATGCTGAGATTTCACGTCAGAATGCCCGTAAGTACAAACGTAATTTTGGGCAAGAACAAAGAGAAGAAAGAAAAAGGCTTTATAATGAGGCAAGAGCCTTATTGAAGGAAGCTGATAAAGTTGAAGAGTATATAATAGAGCAAATCCTTACAACAGCAGATGTAATAACGTCAACTTTGGTTGGTGCATCAAGCCGATATTTGAGAGGGAAAAGATTTTCTACGGTATGCATTGATGAGGCAGGGCAAGCCCTCGAACCAGCTTCTTGGATTCCGATACTGAAAGCCGATCGAGTAGTTTTTGCTGGAGACCACCAGCAGCTTCCCCCAACAGTCAAATCTTTTGAGGCTTCTAAGCAAGGATTGTCAGAAACACTTTTTGATAAGACAATCAAACGCCAATCGGTAGATGTAATGCTCAAAGAACAATACCGAATGCATGAAAATATTATGGGGTTTTCCAATCAGAAATTTTATAAAAATGAACTGATTGCCAATGAAAAAGTAAAAGACTGGACATTAAATCCTATTTCAGAGCATATAGAGTTATCTACAGCCATCGAATTTATAGATACTGCAGGTTGTGGTTTTGATGAGGTTTTGAATGAGGAGACATTAAGTAAGATGAATCCTGAGGAAGGAAATATTTTACTAAAGCATTTACTTCAGTCTTTAGCTTATCTAAAACAAGAAGGGCAGAATATCTTAAATGATAACTTTCATGTAGGAATCATCTCTCCTTATAGAGCACAGGTTGGTTATTTACAAAGCCAATTAGATACTATTGCTGATTTTGGGGAATTTAGTCCTTATCTGGAGGTGAATTCTGTAGATGGTTTCCAAGGTCAAGAAAAAGATGTGATCTATCTGAGTTTAGTAAGGAGTAATGACTCAAATGAGATTGGTTTTC from Sediminitomix flava includes:
- a CDS encoding AAA domain-containing protein, giving the protein MQEIKRLIQLLEIEKKEDEKYYREKVLQTPLGERKKKGFSWHPIKISAQEIGTGEQLHLTVERLSHLGEEHIFQTGKMISIFEEQNQVSHEENHLTGVVKSIKGDEMTIAFSVEELPEWVEDAAALGLDEVFDAVSYREMSFALDQLLKTDNSRLLELRDTLLGSRKPQTRKLRKSEFFISNERLNSSQNEALENIFHAQDVAIIHGPPGTGKTTTLVQAVKQMLRREKQILVSAPSNTATDLLSEKLAQEGLKVVRMGNPARVSEGLSHLSLDEQISDHKDYKLLKRFRRDAEISRQNARKYKRNFGQEQREERKRLYNEARALLKEADKVEEYIIEQILTTADVITSTLVGASSRYLRGKRFSTVCIDEAGQALEPASWIPILKADRVVFAGDHQQLPPTVKSFEASKQGLSETLFDKTIKRQSVDVMLKEQYRMHENIMGFSNQKFYKNELIANEKVKDWTLNPISEHIELSTAIEFIDTAGCGFDEVLNEETLSKMNPEEGNILLKHLLQSLAYLKQEGQNILNDNFHVGIISPYRAQVGYLQSQLDTIADFGEFSPYLEVNSVDGFQGQEKDVIYLSLVRSNDSNEIGFLKDYRRMNVAMTRAKKKLVIIGDSATISADNFYKDFLEYIDEINAYRSAWEFM